In Gossypium arboreum isolate Shixiya-1 chromosome 5, ASM2569848v2, whole genome shotgun sequence, a single genomic region encodes these proteins:
- the LOC108485417 gene encoding B-box zinc finger protein 21, with the protein MKIQCDVCNKEEASVFCTADEAALCDTCDHRVHHANKLASKHQRFSLLHPSSSRQVPLCDICQEKRAFLFCQQDRAILCRDCDVPIHAANEHTKKHNRFLLTGVKLSPTTAIYTSSSSSSVASLSNVGHSVPEFKSQQSVKNSVSASTSNLNRTSLAKSSSISTTSAAVTNNKSGGDDLLASVEGGSTSSISEYLIEMLPGWHVEDFLDSSSPSFGFCKSDDCMLPFLDADLESNMTTSSPESLGLLVPQSPYSLYRPQYSSQMGGQIGLKETNEIIGMKANRRRVDDSFTVPWISPQSTSSKRSKRLW; encoded by the exons ATGAAGATCCAGTGCGATGTCTGTAACAAAGAGGAGGCCTCGGTGTTCTGCACCGCCGACGAAGCCGCCCTGTGCGACACCTGCGACCACCGAGTTCACCACGCCAACAAGCTTGCCTCTAAGCACCAACGCTTTTCCCTTCTCCATCCTTCCTCTTCTAGACAAGTCCCTCTTTGCGATATCTGTCAG GAGAAACGAGCTTTCTTGTTCTGTCAGCAAGACAGAGCAATTCTGTGCAGAGATTGTGATGTTCCAATTCATGCGGCAAACGAACATACCAAGAAACATAACAGGTTTCTTCTTACAGGGGTTAAACTCTCTCCTACCACCGCTATCTACACATCCTCTTCTTCATCCTCAGTCGCTTCTTTATCCAACGTTGGCCATTCTGTTCCTGAATTCAAGTCTCAACAATCGGTCAAGAACTCTGTCTCTGCTTCTACTTCAAATTTAAATCGAACTTCGCTTGCTAAATCTTCATCAATCAGTACAACATCTGCTGCAGTAACAAATAACAAGAGCGGTGGAGATGACTTGTTAGCAAGTGTAGAGGGTGGTTCAACGAGTAGCATATCGGAATACTTGATAGAGATGCTCCCAGGGTGGCACGTCGAAGATTTTCTTGATTCCTCTTCACCTTCCTTTGGTTTCTGTAAG AGTGATGATTGTATGTTGCCGTTCCTTGATGCTGATCTTGAGAGCAATATGACTACTTCCTCACCAGAAAGTTTGGGGCTTTTGGTTCCCCAATCACCATATTCCCTGTATCGTCCCCAATATTCTTCACAAATGGGAGGGCAAATCGGGTTGAAGGAGACAAACGAAATTATAGGCATGAAAGCTAACAGGAGACGGGTAGATGATTCCTTTACAGTTCCTTGGATCAGCCCTCAATCCACTAGCTCCAAGAGATCTAAGCGTCTCTGGTAG
- the LOC108486394 gene encoding uncharacterized TPR repeat-containing protein At1g05150-like: protein MATRGSRSEKVKRIFQQFDTNRDGGLNRDEMAALVVAVNPRVKFSDEQINAILDEVFRTYGEFIDGEKGLTYDGLLRTYDDGAGDVDRDFDALGLELNFDENKGASIVSEASSSSIADERVIESQKKQRTAAWAVSPHHGIVFDDTWKLVDDLEILLKRLKAKQAKDAKFRNDNFDAYSDAGWSRELGASAELSEKRVYWEESGPDYALFVKELGALRSRADGARSREEAFDGHMAIGRVLYEHQLFKEALICFKRSCELQPMDVRPHFRAGNCLYVLGKSKEAKEEFLLALESAEAGGNQWGYLLPQIYVNLGIALEGEGMVLSACEYYREAAILCPTHYRALKLLGSALFGVGEYRAAVKALEEAIFMKPDYADAHCDLASALHGMGEDERAIEVFQKAIDLKPGHVDALYNLGGLYMDLGRFQRASEMYTRVLAVWPNHWRAQLNKAVSLLGAGETEEAKKALKEALKMTNRVELHDAIYHLKQLQKKKVKTNGGSNGEAAFVIVDPSKFKTLGEKTTLRQDLGNALQIRAFQRLTRLNRCEVDLLKKEMSETDVPVSYSGSGGPQKSIRKPNLEEVLRKLLNFLKPETFQGAVKAINEKILSVLDETGSGRVDLGMFYAVLAPLCSGPPDKRKRIAFDALLWRPVNEGGSHIRKVDAVQYIKLLRAIFIPSHGVSEMLEVHGETDTSMVSFNEFLVMFNDPDWGFGILSTLLKLETGDRNRHEHHVCSVCRYPIIGSRFKEVKSHFSLCNQCYSEGKVPPNFKQDEYKFKEYGKEAEAMKDKCLCFNLQSRKDP, encoded by the coding sequence ATGGCGACGAGAGGGAGTAGATCAGAAAAGGTGAAGAGGATTTTCCAGCAATTCGACACGAACCGAGATGGGGGTCTTAATAGAGATGAAATGGCAGCGTTAGTCGTCGCTGTTAACCCCAGAGTCAAGTTTAGCGACGAACAAATTAACGCCATTCTCGACGAAGTATTTCGAACCTATGGGGAGTTCATTGACGGCGAAAAGGGGTTAACTTATGACGGTTTGTTGAGAACTTACGACGACGGAGCCGGTGACGTGGACCGTGACTTCGACGCGCTGGGGCTCGAGCTCAATTTCGACGAAAACAAAGGCGCATCCATCGTGTCCGAAGCATCGTCGTCGTCGATTGCGGATGAGAGAGTAATAGAGTCGCAGAAGAAGCAACGGACGGCGGCGTGGGCAGTGTCGCCGCATCACGGGATAGTTTTCGACGACACGTGGAAGCTCGTTGATGATTTGGAGATTTTGCTCAAGCGGTTGAAAGCAAAGCAAGCGAAAGACGCGAAATTTAGAAATGATAATTTTGATGCGTATTCAGATGCCGGGTGGTCTAGGGAATTAGGAGCCTCTGCAGAGCTTTCAGAGAAAAGGGTATATTGGGAAGAATCAGGGCCTGATTATGCACTTTTTGTTAAAGAATTGGGAGCTTTAAGGAGTAGAGCTGATGGTGCAAGGTCAAGAGAAGAAGCATTTGATGGACACATGGCAATTGGGAGGGTCTTATATGAGCACCAGTTGTTTAAAGAAGCTTTGATATGTTTCAAAAGGTCTTGCGAATTACAGCCAATGGATGTCAGGCCACATTTCAGAGCCGGGAATTGTTTGTATGTGTTAGGGAAGTCCAAAGAAGCTAAAGAAGAGTTTCTGTTGGCTTTGGAATCAGCTGAGGCTGGTGGGAACCAATGGGGTTACTTGCTTCCTCAAATTTATGTCAATCTTGGGATTGCTCTTGAAGGAGAAGGTATGGTTTTAAGTGCTTGTGAGTATTATAGGGAAGCTGCTATTCTTTGCCCTACTCATTATAGAGCTTTGAAACTTTTGGGTAGTGCTCTTTTTGGGGTAGGGGAATATAGGGCAGCTGTAAAGGCTTTAGAAGAGGCTATTTTTATGAAACCAGATTATGCTGATGCACATTGTGATTTAGCCTCAGCTTTGCATGGTATGGGTGAGGATGAGAGGGCAATTGAAGTTTTCCAGAAAGCTATTGATTTGAAACCAGGTCATGTTGACGCTCTATACAATCTAGGTGGGCTTTATATGGACTTGGGTAGGTTTCAGAGAGCTTCTGAGATGTACACTAGGGTTTTAGCTGTGTGGCCGAATCATTGGCGGGCACAGCTCAATAAGGCTGTATCCTTGTTGGGGGCCGGAGAAACTGAAGAAGCTAAGAAAGCTTTGAAGGAGGCCTTAAAAATGACAAATAGGGTTGAGTTACATGATGCCATATACCATCTGAAGCAGCTACAGAAGAAGAAAGTCAAGACTAACGGTGGTAGCAATGGGGAGGCGGCTTTTGTAATAGTGGATCCCTCAAAATTCAAGACTTTGGGTGAGAAGACTACACTGAGGCAGGATTTAGGAAATGCTCTTCAAATTAGAGCTTTCCAGAGACTTACTAGATTGAACCGATGTGAAGTGGATCTTTTGAAGAAAGAAATGAGTGAAACTGATGTACCAGTCTCCTATTCTGGTAGCGGTGGTCCTCAGAAATCCATACGCAAGCCTAATTTGGAAGAAGTTCTACGCAAATTACTTAATTTTCTAAAACCTGAAACCTTCCAAGGAGCTGTCAAAGCTATAAATGAGAAAATCCTCTCAGTCTTGGATGAAACAGGATCGGGAAGGGTGGACTTGGGCATGTTTTATGCTGTTCTTGCGCCCCTTTGCAGTGGACCTCCAGATAAGCGAAAAAGGATCGCCTTTGATGCACTCTTATGGCGACCTGTAAATGAAGGTGGTTCTCATATTAGAAAGGTAGATGCAGTTCAGTACATCAAATTGTTGAGGGCTATATTTATCCCTTCTCATGGAGTTAGTGAAATGCTGGAAGTTCATGGAGAAACAGATACGTCAATGGTATCTTTCAATGAGTTTCTTGTCATGTTCAATGATCCTGATTGGGGCTTTGGTATCTTGTCCACTCTCCTGAAGTTAGAAACTGGAGATAGGAATCGTCATGAACACCATGTCTGCTCAGTTTGCCGTTACCCAATTATCGGTTCTCGCTTTAAAGAAGTAAAGTCTCATTTTAGTCTTTGTAATCAATGCTACAGTGAGGGGAAGGTTCCCCCTAACTTTAAACAAGATGAATATAAATTCAAGGAGTATGGGAAGGAAGCTGAAGCAATGAAAGATAAGTGCTTGTGCTTTAATTTGCAATCCCGCAAAGATCCATAG
- the LOC108485154 gene encoding uncharacterized protein LOC108485154, with product MGTSVKGYWFVVLFVAVAVVRLRGDDLVNGTAAQAQGNTNSSSPSVHLKLPPGKDNVEASNRSSTEVVLNNNKNRGPYNRGVGRGGGGGGGGGGGGGGGGGGGGGYGWGWGGGGGGGGGGGGGGGGGWGWGGGGGGWYKWGCGGRTAGKGNGRGRDKGSIGRNQAHRKRVFNKEDYKMGEFAQCTVRGRCRGMRLDCPLHCGGPCVYDCQHMCKAHCRRP from the coding sequence ATGGGGACATCTGTAAAAGGTTACTGGTTCGTCGTCCTTTTCGTAGCAGTGGCGGTTGTTAGGCTGAGAGGCGATGACTTGGTAAATGGTACTGCTGCTCAAGCTCAAGGCAATACCAACTCTTCCTCACCCTCAGTTCATCTCAAGCTTCCCCCAGGTAAAGACAATGTTGAAGCAAGCAATAGAAGTTCCACTGAAGTTGTgctcaacaacaacaaaaatagagGACCTTACAATAGAGGTGTTGGTCGTGGGGGAGGTGGAGGTGGTGGCGGCGGGGGTGGAGGTGGAGGAGGAGGAGGTGGCGGTGGCGGGTACGGATGGGGATGGGGTGGAGGAGGTGGTgggggaggaggaggaggagggggAGGAGGCGGGGGGTGGGGATGGGGAGGAGGAGGTGGTGGTTGGTATAAATGGGGATGTGGAGGAAGAACAGCAGGAAAAGGCAATGGAAGAGGAAGAGATAAAGGCAGCATTGGCAGAAATCAAGCGCATAGGAAGAGAGTTTTCAATAAGGAGGATTATAAGATGGGAGAGTTTGCTCAATGCACGGTTAGAGGCAGGTGCAGAGGCATGAGGTTGGATTGCCCTCTTCATTGTGGTGGACCTTGCGTCTATGACTGCCAACATATGTGCAAAGCTCACTGCAGACGCCCATGA